The Dehalococcoides mccartyi CG5 genome contains the following window.
CTTTAGCATTCATAAAGGCACGTATAACACTGATAACCCGGCTGCGGGTCAGGAAGGTCTGGCGGGCATCTGCGTTGGAAATCAGGTCAAGGTAACGCTGGCGGTAGCGTTTCTCCACATCCTGCAGGCCGTGCCATTTCTCAGGCAGAGGCAGGAGTGATTTTGAAAGCATACTTACTTTGGTAGCAGCCAGACTGGGCTCACCAGTGCGGGTACGCATCAGGCTACCCTCTACCCCGATAAAATCACCCAAATCCAAGTCTTTAAGCAGTTCTATACTGGCTTCGTCAAGGTCATTCTGACGGAAAAAAATCTGCATTTTACCACTGCCGTCACGTATATCCATAAAGGAAATCTTGCCCATATCACGGCGGTTCATTATCCGTCCGGCAAGCTTAAGGACTTCCTTCAGATGATTTTCCTGTGTTTCAATCTCAACCAGCAAAGCAACTGCCTGTGCGCTGGTATGGCTGGGATGAAAAGTGGACGGATAAGGGTTGATACCCCGGCTCTTTATCCGTTCAAGTTTTTCCATCTTTTGAGCGTTTAAATATTCTTCCGGCATAGACTACTCTCTTGCATCTGGGATTTTCAAAGCTATTATATGCTATCACTGCGGCTAAGGCAAAGATAGACCCTCTGGTTTGATTGGTGAGTTAAAACTGCTTAAGGTATAAAAGAGGCAGGCAGTATACATATAGACCGGATAATATTTGAAATGTGATATAAAAGTGCTATAATTGCTGGCGTTCTGGAAAAATGTCACAAATAATACAAAATGGATAGAAAAACGTATGGATGTATCAGAGTCTATCGTCCCTATTATCGTAGGTATAGTGCAGGCGGTTTTAATTGTTGTATTGATAGCTTTGGGTATATATAGTTTGAGAAATAATAAATACGGAAAACAGTTTGAAGCAAAAGATATTCAAGCTGGTGAATCACGCGAAGAAAAGTTTATTAGCCGGGATTAGTTATCTTTTATTCTCATAAATCAGCCAAGCGGAGGCTATCCAGCCAGAGAAGGGCTTTGGGCTCTTTTTCCAACACAAAGCGGATATTGGCACGTATTGCTAGCTCCAGTTCCGACAATATCTCCCGGTTAATCTTCAGGCGGCAGATACTGGAGAAGCTGTTTTCCTGTATATAACGCAATACTTTCACCGTATTTACCGAAACAGGCATACCGATTTGGGTGTTTCGGCAGTTCGGGCAAATTACCCCGCCGCTTTCCGGGCTGTAGTAATTTATGGTCGCCTGCAGTTTTTTATGGCAATTGGCACATTCGCGGAGTTCCGGTTTGTAGCCACTACTTGCCAGAAGGTTTATTTCAAAATATTTTAAACACAATTCAGGCTGAGAGCCATTATCCAGTTCCTCCAGAGTGGAGAGCAAGAGCTGAAACATGGCAGGGTTGGCAGCTTCCTCCGGCGAGAAATGGTAAGCCAGCTCACAGGCATAAAAAGCCATGGCGGATAGTTGAAGGCTGTTGCGGATATTAAGAAAACTCTGGATAGTCTGGCTGCCGGTTATCGTATCTATAGCTTTGCCTCTGGCAAGCGATACCTCTGAGTAGCATAAAAGCTCCAGATGGCCTGAAAGTTTGCTCTTGGTCTTTCTGACGCTCTTGGCAAAGCCCTGTATCAACCCCAGATCCGGAGTAAGCAAGCTTAAAATACGGTCAGCTTCACCGCATTTTGTTTTACGGACTATTATGGCTTTGGTCTTAAAGTCATGGGGTTTGGTCATTTAAATCTGTCTTTTCGGTTTTTCTAAAGGTATTGGGATAAACTCTAGGCTTTCACTGAATGATATTATATGTTTGAGCAGAAAAGGTAAAGCCACATTCAGGCATCAGTCGGTTTTTTCCTGCTGCCGGACAAACGTTCCTGAATCTGGGGGCTTTTCAATTCACGCAAGGCATCAGTGGCTATAAATCTGGCACTTCTGGTGTTTTGGGCAAGTATTTCCTCTCCCAGAGTTATGGCCGCTTTATTCAGGCTGAGATTGCGTTTTCCTATCTGGCGGAGTGCCCAGTTAACAGATTTTTTTACATAATTGCGCTCGTCAGATGCTTCTGCCAGCAGGCGGGGGAAGAACAAGACAAATTTTTCGTCCGGGGCTTTTTTGTCATGAACTGCCAGAGCTGTCAGTAAAACAAAGCCAGCCCGTTTTACATATTCTTCTTCACGGTAGGTCCATTTCAAAGCCTGTTCGTAGGCAAAAGGGGTTTTGTACCAGAGATTGTTGCAACATAGGTCGCAGATATCCCACGAATCTATATCTTTTACCCAAGTTTCCATTTCCTGCGGGCTTACCTTCCGGCTTTCAGCAACCAAGCTGGCCATTATCCGGGCTTCGTGTATGCCTGAATCCCAGAGTAACATGGCAAGCGGGTGGTTATGTCCGGCCTGCACGATAAGGCGGCGGATATCCTTTCCACTAACCCCCAGAGTATTGGCACTGGATATGCCGAAGCGGCTCATTCCGGCCGCATTATCTGCATTTGCCAGAGCTTTCAGCTGGGTTATCAGTTCGGTATATTCCTCTTGAATTTCTATATTTGCCAATTTAAAGCCATTTCTTTCTCTTAAAAAAAGATAACAGCAGCAAAACTATGGCCAGCATGAAAATGAGTATGCCGGGATATCCCCAGCTGAGACGGAGTTCCGGAATATCAAAATTCATGCCGTATATGCCTACAATGAAGGTCAGGGGGATAAAGATAGAGGCGAAAATGGTTAAAACCTTCATGACTTCATTCATGCGGTTGGAAAGGCTGGAGAGATAAATATCTATCATGTTGGAAAGCATATCCCGATAGGTTTCACCGGTATCTATCAGCTGGATAAGGTGGTCATAAATATCCCGGAAATATACATGGCTGTTTTTATCTATCAGAGGGTTTTCTGTGCGTTCGATGGATGCAATGGTCTCTCTGACCGGCCAGATAGATTTGCGGATAAAGAGCATTTCCTTTTTTGCACCTGAAATCTGTTTGAGGGTTTGGGAAGACGGGGTGGACAAAAGCTGTTCTTCTATTTCGTCCAGATAGTCTCCGAATCCCTCCAGCAAGCTGAAATATCCGTCTACTACCATGTCCAGTATGGAGTAGAGCAGATAGTCAGATCCAAGTTTGCGAAGCCGCCCGTTGTCAGATTTCAAACGCTCCTGAATGGGGTTTAAAATATCACTCTGATGTTCCTGAAAACTAATCAGATAGTTATTACCCAGCACCAGGCTGATGTGCTCGGAACGGGTTTTTTTAAGTTCGGAGTCCCAGTATAAGGCTTTGATAACGGCAAAGAAGTAATTGCCGTAGTCTTCCAGTTTGGGGCGTTGTTCGGTATTGACTACATCTTCAATGGTAAGGGGGTGGAGGCTAAAGCATTTGCCCAGTTCCTCCACCATGGCGGTATCCTGAAGCCCGTTTACCTTTATCCAGACTATGCCTTTGGACTGTTTAATCTGAGTAATACAATCAGCCATGGTTTTTACGGGCAGAGGTTGATATGAATCCGGAGTGTAGGAGTGCAGGCTGAGGCTGGCCTTTTCTGTTTTCCCTTCGCCTATAAATACTACCGAACCGGGCAGCATGCCCGCTTTCTGGGAATACTTTTTAGATTGTCTGGTCATAGCCTTCCTCCTTTGGTGATTCAATCAGGAAAGGCAAACTAAAAGTTCTGGCGTCCCTCCATGGCTCGGCTTAAAGTTACATCGTCAGCATATTCCAGTTCTGTCCCGAAGGGTAAGCCCCGTGCCAGTCTGGTCACTTTTATACCCAGTGGGGTTATCAGCCGCGAAAGGTACATGGCGGTGGCTTCACCTTCGGTAGTGGGATTGGTAGCCAGAATAATCTCTTCTACCTGACCATTATCCAGCCGAACCATAAGCTCGTTTATACGTATGTTCTGGGAGGTTATCCCTTCGGTGGGGGAAATAGCTCCATGCAGTACATGGTAGTATCCGCGGTAGACACCTACATGTTCAAGAGCCAGAATATCCTGAGGCTGTTCAACCACGCAAATCTTATTTGTTTCGCGTTTGGTATTCTGGCAAATGGGGCAAAGCTCACTATCAGCCACGTTACAGCAAATGCGGCACTGGCTTATCTGGTTTTTTATATTGCGGATAGTGTCTGAGAGGGAAATAACCTGATCTTCAGGTGCCCGCATAAGGTAAAATGCCAGACGCTGGGCGCTTTTCGGGCCTATACCCGGCAGTTTGCCCAGTGAATCTATCAGCTTGTTTACCACACCGGCCGTAGACGGTAAAGAAGTGTCCTTCAAAAAAATCTCCTGCCGAACTTTTTACATAAGACCCGGAATTTTGACATCTCCTATAAGTCCCTGCATCTGCTTGGAGCCTTCTTTTTTGGTCTCTTCGTAAGCATCATTGAAAGCTTTGGTAAGGGCATTTTCCAGATCCTTGGGTTTGGCCGGATTGATAATTTCAGATGAAATACTGAGGGACAGCACTTTTTGCTGGCCGTTCATCTTTATCTTGATAGCACCCTTGGCGCTTTCAGTCTCCACCACTATTTTTGCCAGTTCCTTCTGAGCTTTATCCAGCTTAGACTTAAGCTCCATGGCTTGCTTAATCATGTTCATGTTCACGTTTTACTTTTCCTCCACTGATATAATCTGGGCGCCCAGTTTCTGAGCTTGTTTTACCAAATGGTTGGTTTCGGCTTCAGATATGCATACCAGGGTGCATGTCTTGCCTACAAAATTTGAAATAAGTTCTGCAGTCACCTTACGGTTTTCCAGTTCTTCAATCTTGTCCTTGTGGTACTTGTATTTAAAGGACAGGGTGACTATATTTTTATCCATAGAAACCGGGCGGACACCGGCACTGCGGAGTATGGCCACTGCCGCTGACCGTTTTAGATTGTCCGGTGCCTGATCCAGTATGCTTTTCCAGCTGACTTTAAGCTGTTCTATTATATCCCCAGCTCCAATAAGCACTTTTTCTTCCTCTTTGGGCGGGGCAGGGGCGGTGTATTTGGGTTTTTCCTCAATCGGAATAGCCGCTCTGGTAAGTTTGGGTGCAGATTCCTTAGTGTGAGGCTTGGGAGTAGCTGCGGTTTCTGCAGATGTATTCGGTTTAGTTAAGGTTTCCGTTTTGGGTTCTTTGGTGGGTATATTATTAGATGCTGCTGTCTTGGGTGCTTCTAACGGAGCAGGTTTATCAGCTTTAACAGCCGGTATTTCGTCTTTGGGTTTATTTGGAAGCGGTACGGTATTTTCATCCAGAGAAGCGTCTATCAGTGCCAGCTCAAAGCTCAGGCTGGAAGCCGTATCAGATGAAAAATCCAGCTGGCTGAAGGCCTTTATAGCTTTGGTAATATTCTCCAGATTGGTTATACCGGAGACTTTTTGCAGGGCTTTTTTCTCATCAGCGGTCAGTTCCAGACTGCTTTCCGCTCCGCTGTTTACCAGCATAATCTGGCGGAGGTAATCCAGCAGTTCACGGCGGAACTGTTTTAAATCAAGCCCGTCTGCCAATACAGCGTTAAGGGTTTTAAGCCCGTTTTTAATGTCTTTTTTAAGTATATTTTCTGCCAGAGCTTTTATGCGTTCATCTCCGCTGATACCCAGAGCCGCCTGTACCTGGGACAGGCTTATTTCTGCTCCGTAAGTGGTGGCTATCTGCTGGAGCAGGTTTTCACCGTCACGGAAACTGCCTCCAGCCGAACGGGCTATCAGTTTCAAGGCCTCCGGCTCAACATTTATACCCTCTGCCAGACTTATCTTGCCCAGCTTGCGGGTCATATCCACCAGAGATACCCGGTGAAAATCAAACCGCTGGCAGCGGGACATGATGGTGGGCAAAACCTTGTGGATTTCAGTAGTGGCAAGTATAAATATAACCCTTGGCGGTGGTTCTTCAAGCGTTTTCAGGAGTGCGTTTGAGGCACTGTTGGAAAGCATATGGACTTCATCTATGATATAAACTTTGTAATTTGCCAGTGACGGGGAATACTGAACCTTTTCTTTTAGTTCGCGGATATCGTCTACTCCGGTATTGGAGGCGGCGTCTATTTCTATTATATCCATGGAACTGCCCTCGGTTATGGAAAGGCACATGGGGCAGGTATTGCAGGGTTCACCCTTGCCCTGATTGGTGGTGCAGTTTACTGCCTTGGCTAAAATACGTCCGGTACTGGTCTTGCCTGTACCTCTGGGGCCGCAAAAAAGGTACGCCTGAGCAATACGCCCGCTTGAAAGGGCGTTTTTCAGAGTGTGGGCAACGTGTTCCTGGCCGACAAGGTCAGCCAGAGTTTGGGGACGCCATTTGCGGTAAAATACCTGACAGGTCATATCTGCCATATTATACCCTAAAAATGTTATTCTCCAAAGCAATTTCGGGCAGATATTTAGCTAGGGGTTATTAAAAACCCCTGCCAGTTTATCCGTCAGGGGTTGATACTTATAAAAGGGTTTGAGTTTTAACAGTCTTATTTCTATAAACAGGCGATCTGTCTTCGGTATCAGGAATGGGTTGGGTAGTAATATAGTCGATAATGCGGTTGCCGGTATTTACCATGTATTCACCCAGCCGCAGCATTAAGGGGCGTCTGGGGCTCGCAGGGCGGGCAGGGCGGGCAGGGTGCAGACGGCGGTAATCTTCTGCCTGCACCCTGTACTCTTTATTCAATTCGCAGTTGTATAAGTAATATATTTCAAACATTATTTATGCGTGTATCAGTATTAGTCAGGTTTATTCGGTAAAGACCTTTACCTTGCTCCCTTCGCTGTCCACGTCCACCTCCATCTCTGTCATGGCCTCAATAAGGGGTTCTATGTCTTCTTCGCGAAGGTTCTTAAAGTCAAAATTGACCCCTTTTCCCTTTAGGTTGTGGTCTATTTCATTGGTGGCATCTGCCGGTAGTATGGAAGCCAGCTTGATTCCGGCTCTCAGCAAAGCCATAGGAACACGCACATTGACCTTGGCGTTTTTGTCTTCATCCGTGCCGTTTATTA
Protein-coding sequences here:
- the dnaX gene encoding DNA polymerase III subunit gamma/tau, with translation MADMTCQVFYRKWRPQTLADLVGQEHVAHTLKNALSSGRIAQAYLFCGPRGTGKTSTGRILAKAVNCTTNQGKGEPCNTCPMCLSITEGSSMDIIEIDAASNTGVDDIRELKEKVQYSPSLANYKVYIIDEVHMLSNSASNALLKTLEEPPPRVIFILATTEIHKVLPTIMSRCQRFDFHRVSLVDMTRKLGKISLAEGINVEPEALKLIARSAGGSFRDGENLLQQIATTYGAEISLSQVQAALGISGDERIKALAENILKKDIKNGLKTLNAVLADGLDLKQFRRELLDYLRQIMLVNSGAESSLELTADEKKALQKVSGITNLENITKAIKAFSQLDFSSDTASSLSFELALIDASLDENTVPLPNKPKDEIPAVKADKPAPLEAPKTAASNNIPTKEPKTETLTKPNTSAETAATPKPHTKESAPKLTRAAIPIEEKPKYTAPAPPKEEEKVLIGAGDIIEQLKVSWKSILDQAPDNLKRSAAVAILRSAGVRPVSMDKNIVTLSFKYKYHKDKIEELENRKVTAELISNFVGKTCTLVCISEAETNHLVKQAQKLGAQIISVEEK
- a CDS encoding DNA alkylation repair protein — encoded protein: MANIEIQEEYTELITQLKALANADNAAGMSRFGISSANTLGVSGKDIRRLIVQAGHNHPLAMLLWDSGIHEARIMASLVAESRKVSPQEMETWVKDIDSWDICDLCCNNLWYKTPFAYEQALKWTYREEEYVKRAGFVLLTALAVHDKKAPDEKFVLFFPRLLAEASDERNYVKKSVNWALRQIGKRNLSLNKAAITLGEEILAQNTRSARFIATDALRELKSPQIQERLSGSRKKPTDA
- the recR gene encoding recombination mediator RecR gives rise to the protein MKDTSLPSTAGVVNKLIDSLGKLPGIGPKSAQRLAFYLMRAPEDQVISLSDTIRNIKNQISQCRICCNVADSELCPICQNTKRETNKICVVEQPQDILALEHVGVYRGYYHVLHGAISPTEGITSQNIRINELMVRLDNGQVEEIILATNPTTEGEATAMYLSRLITPLGIKVTRLARGLPFGTELEYADDVTLSRAMEGRQNF
- a CDS encoding YbaB/EbfC family nucleoid-associated protein, yielding MNMIKQAMELKSKLDKAQKELAKIVVETESAKGAIKIKMNGQQKVLSLSISSEIINPAKPKDLENALTKAFNDAYEETKKEGSKQMQGLIGDVKIPGLM
- a CDS encoding SHOCT-like domain-containing protein; its protein translation is MSENTKKILQMLSEGKITVDEANKLLGALGNEGEKPGSIATATPKGSPKYLRVIINGTDEDKNAKVNVRVPMALLRAGIKLASILPADATNEIDHNLKGKGVNFDFKNLREEDIEPLIEAMTEMEVDVDSEGSKVKVFTE
- a CDS encoding transcriptional regulator — protein: MQAEDYRRLHPARPARPASPRRPLMLRLGEYMVNTGNRIIDYITTQPIPDTEDRSPVYRNKTVKTQTLL
- the corA gene encoding magnesium/cobalt transporter CorA, with amino-acid sequence MTRQSKKYSQKAGMLPGSVVFIGEGKTEKASLSLHSYTPDSYQPLPVKTMADCITQIKQSKGIVWIKVNGLQDTAMVEELGKCFSLHPLTIEDVVNTEQRPKLEDYGNYFFAVIKALYWDSELKKTRSEHISLVLGNNYLISFQEHQSDILNPIQERLKSDNGRLRKLGSDYLLYSILDMVVDGYFSLLEGFGDYLDEIEEQLLSTPSSQTLKQISGAKKEMLFIRKSIWPVRETIASIERTENPLIDKNSHVYFRDIYDHLIQLIDTGETYRDMLSNMIDIYLSSLSNRMNEVMKVLTIFASIFIPLTFIVGIYGMNFDIPELRLSWGYPGILIFMLAIVLLLLSFFKRKKWL
- the recO gene encoding DNA repair protein RecO, which produces MTKPHDFKTKAIIVRKTKCGEADRILSLLTPDLGLIQGFAKSVRKTKSKLSGHLELLCYSEVSLARGKAIDTITGSQTIQSFLNIRNSLQLSAMAFYACELAYHFSPEEAANPAMFQLLLSTLEELDNGSQPELCLKYFEINLLASSGYKPELRECANCHKKLQATINYYSPESGGVICPNCRNTQIGMPVSVNTVKVLRYIQENSFSSICRLKINREILSELELAIRANIRFVLEKEPKALLWLDSLRLADL